In the genome of Arthrobacter alpinus, the window TTGGAACAGCTGTACGCGTTCGGTGGCTTGCACCGTTCGCCGAGCCAGCGCGTTGTCTCGATCGGCTACTGGGCGCTCGTGCGGTCCACACAAGCCGATCTGGCGCAGGAAACGGAAAACGTAAAGTGGTTCCGCGCCGATGGTCTGCAGACCCTGGCCTTCGATCACAACGAGATCGTTGACTACGCCCTGTGGCGTCTGCGCAACAAGATGACGTATGGATCGATCGCCTACCACCTGCTTGGCGAAACGTTCACCCTGGCCCAAGTGCGCGAGGTTTATGAGGCGGTGCTCAATCGCAGTATTGACCCGGCCAACTTCCGCCGCCAGCTCAAGCAAACGGCCCATATCGAAGCCACCGATAAATTCCTTCAGGGCGGCAAGCACCGCCCGCCACGCCTTTATCGCTATACCGGCGAGCGCGCCGGCGACCAGCCCGGTTCGCCGCACTCCCGCCTCTAGCCCGTTCCGCAAACCCACCATGAAACTGCCTCACACTTTGGAGCACAGCATGTCATCCGTGAACACCACCATCCAGCTCATCACCCGCGATCAGGCACAGGCCATCGGGGTACCCGGCCGCGTGCAGGAAAGCTGCGATGACGATCTGGCCAAGGGGCCCTGGGAGTTCGATCTGGCCGAGGCCCTTGCCGGTGCCCCCGGTTATGGACCGGGAGCCTCTGATGCTGACGTTGCCCCGGCGGCCACGCCCGTGCAGGGCCAGTTGCCGCAGGAGTACAAGGACGCCTCGGACGCTGAACTTGAGTCGCGCATTCTCGCCGCAAAAGCGGAACTTGGGGAACGCGTCGTCGTGCTTGGGCATTTTTACCAGCGGGATGAAGTGGTCAAGTTTGCCGACTTTGTGGGGGATTCCTTCCAGCTGGCCAACGCAGCAAGGACCCGCACCGAGGCGGAGGCCATTGTCTTCTGCGGGGTGCACTTCATGGCCGAAACCGCTGACATGCTTTCCGGTGACAAGCAGTCAGTGATCCTGCCCAACCTGGCCGCGGGTTGTTCCATGGCTGACATGGCCGATCTGCCCTCGGTGGAGGCGTGCTGGGCTGAGCTGGAGGCCCTGTACGGCACCGAGCCCGACGCCGAGGGCCGGGTCCCGGTCATTCCCGTCACGTACATGAACTCCTCCGCTGCGCTCAAGGCGTTCTGCGGCGAGCACGGCGGCATCGTGTGCACGTCCTCCAATGCTTCCACGGTTCTCGAATGGGCGTTTGAGCGCGGGCAGCGCGTGCTGTTCTTCCCCGACCAGCACCTGGGCCGCAACACGGCCAAGGCCATGGGCGTGCCGCTGGAGCAGATGCCCCTGTGGAACCCGCGCATGCCCCTGGGCGGCAACAGCCAGGACACCATGGAAAACGCCAAGGTGGTGCTGTGGCAGGGATTCTGCTCGGTCCACAAGCGCTTCACTGTCAAGCAGATCGACCAGGCGCGCGTGGACTTCCCGGGCGTCCGCGTGATAGTGCACCCCG includes:
- a CDS encoding NUDIX hydrolase, giving the protein MESQTFVSAANISERQALPPALAISTVIFALRPSEMSGRPTLWLPLVRRIREPFKDLWALPGGPLAQADSLLDAAARNLQDTTGLAPNYLEQLYAFGGLHRSPSQRVVSIGYWALVRSTQADLAQETENVKWFRADGLQTLAFDHNEIVDYALWRLRNKMTYGSIAYHLLGETFTLAQVREVYEAVLNRSIDPANFRRQLKQTAHIEATDKFLQGGKHRPPRLYRYTGERAGDQPGSPHSRL
- the nadA gene encoding quinolinate synthase NadA, which produces MSSVNTTIQLITRDQAQAIGVPGRVQESCDDDLAKGPWEFDLAEALAGAPGYGPGASDADVAPAATPVQGQLPQEYKDASDAELESRILAAKAELGERVVVLGHFYQRDEVVKFADFVGDSFQLANAARTRTEAEAIVFCGVHFMAETADMLSGDKQSVILPNLAAGCSMADMADLPSVEACWAELEALYGTEPDAEGRVPVIPVTYMNSSAALKAFCGEHGGIVCTSSNASTVLEWAFERGQRVLFFPDQHLGRNTAKAMGVPLEQMPLWNPRMPLGGNSQDTMENAKVVLWQGFCSVHKRFTVKQIDQARVDFPGVRVIVHPECPMEVVDAADEAGSTDYILKAIQGAPDGTTFAIGTEINMVNRLAAQYPQHTIFCLDPVICPCSTMYRIHPGYLAWILEGLVAGEVYNQITVPEATAVNARIALERMLAAKPKNAQLQGSARA